The Chitinophagales bacterium genome has a window encoding:
- a CDS encoding T9SS type A sorting domain-containing protein, translating into MKKLLLPLLILLAYTSEAQFQFTPFYLDADTNSGYLPDYGHTKPYNFAVADDKLFFTASTEAMGSELWVTDGTQSGTHITKDVWPGKVSARLSWEGAILNNRYYFTAHDSAYSDEIWVSDGTQAGTYLVKDIILNNPSSPSSYVPLNNKILFCANTYKAPLTCCRELYSTDGTSSGTSVVKQIYGGYGYYGSLPSKLTLLNNIGYFYANDSFHGRELWRTDGTAAGTQLVKDITPGIMSTSFSGFKSALGKVYFGIHDTSKTELWVTDGTAAGTQSIKILEQKPYPDLPVFIAENKGYIYFTLRQYLWITDGTSQGTKIVTDKNGQQVALTSPAAQTKVIYNNKLYFANSSRIYVTDGTAVGTYVAVDLNLKQIFNSINYMTVYSDYFFFKAEDTNGHAYLWCTDGTAANTRIVQPPGSNRNDPLHYNLGMAVFDSVLYFAAAFDNNATELWSLRDTVKYPIHGVGVTEPMQVVNDLEVYPNPSDGHFTVKVDKGLKGDCQLTVYDITGKVIDSYPVRETIELNLSGCAPGGYILHLTSGKNTATRKILVE; encoded by the coding sequence ATGAAAAAACTACTACTTCCTTTACTTATACTCTTGGCCTATACTTCAGAGGCACAGTTTCAATTCACGCCTTTTTACCTTGACGCAGATACTAATTCGGGCTATTTGCCAGATTATGGACATACCAAGCCCTATAATTTTGCAGTGGCTGACGACAAATTATTTTTTACTGCTTCTACTGAAGCTATGGGAAGCGAATTGTGGGTAACTGATGGTACGCAATCCGGCACCCATATTACAAAAGACGTATGGCCGGGGAAGGTAAGTGCACGATTATCGTGGGAAGGAGCCATACTAAATAACCGCTATTATTTTACAGCACATGATAGTGCTTACAGCGATGAAATATGGGTTAGTGACGGAACGCAGGCTGGTACCTACCTGGTCAAAGATATTATACTCAATAACCCTTCCAGTCCTTCTAGCTATGTACCCTTAAATAATAAAATATTGTTCTGTGCAAATACTTATAAAGCACCATTGACATGTTGTCGAGAACTTTATTCTACAGACGGCACATCAAGCGGAACATCAGTTGTGAAACAGATATATGGTGGCTACGGGTACTATGGATCACTACCATCGAAATTGACCTTGCTAAATAATATAGGCTACTTTTATGCAAATGACTCATTTCATGGCAGGGAGCTATGGCGGACAGATGGAACTGCAGCAGGGACCCAACTTGTAAAAGATATTACTCCCGGAATAATGAGCACCAGTTTTTCAGGTTTCAAGTCTGCATTAGGGAAGGTGTATTTTGGCATCCATGATACCAGTAAAACGGAATTATGGGTGACTGACGGAACTGCAGCAGGGACACAGAGCATAAAAATACTGGAGCAAAAACCTTATCCCGATCTCCCTGTATTTATAGCAGAAAATAAAGGCTATATCTATTTTACATTGAGACAGTACTTATGGATAACTGACGGGACATCACAGGGTACTAAAATCGTTACCGATAAAAATGGTCAGCAAGTTGCGCTTACATCACCTGCAGCCCAGACTAAGGTAATTTATAACAATAAGCTCTATTTTGCAAATAGCAGTCGTATATATGTAACAGATGGTACTGCTGTCGGAACATACGTAGCTGTTGATCTGAATCTCAAACAAATCTTCAATTCTATTAACTACATGACAGTATATAGTGATTATTTTTTCTTTAAAGCAGAAGATACAAATGGTCACGCGTATTTGTGGTGTACAGACGGGACAGCAGCTAATACGCGTATTGTGCAGCCTCCAGGTTCTAACAGGAACGATCCCCTGCACTATAACCTGGGGATGGCAGTTTTTGATTCGGTGCTGTATTTTGCAGCTGCGTTTGATAATAATGCAACTGAATTATGGTCACTGAGAGATACAGTTAAATACCCGATACATGGTGTAGGCGTAACAGAACCAATGCAGGTTGTTAATGATCTTGAGGTATATCCGAATCCCTCTGACGGACATTTCACCGTTAAAGTTGATAAGGGGTTGAAGGGCGATTGTCAATTAACCGTATATGATATTACAGGTAAGGTAATTGATAGTTATCCAGTTCGTGAAACCATTGAGTTGAATCTCTCAGGATGCGCACCTGGGGGATACATCCTGCATCTGACATCAGGAAAAAATACTGCTACACGAAAAATACTTGTTGAGTGA
- a CDS encoding DUF983 domain-containing protein, translating into MCATDKTPSLIGGMVMMKCPNCRKGDMFVNKSVFPLGKSLLLNEKCAVCGQKMVHETNNGPGINYALTVIVFFLNILWYWPIFGLSWFDNSLYYYMAVSTVVVTLIQPWTMRYSRVLYLYMYVPYQSNRHLEA; encoded by the coding sequence ATGTGCGCAACAGACAAAACACCCTCGTTGATAGGAGGCATGGTCATGATGAAATGCCCCAACTGCCGCAAAGGCGATATGTTTGTCAATAAAAGCGTATTCCCGCTGGGGAAAAGCCTGCTGCTCAACGAGAAATGTGCTGTATGTGGCCAGAAAATGGTACACGAGACCAACAACGGCCCCGGCATCAACTATGCACTGACGGTGATCGTATTCTTCCTGAATATATTGTGGTATTGGCCCATTTTCGGCCTTAGCTGGTTCGATAACAGCCTGTACTACTATATGGCAGTCAGTACGGTGGTCGTCACACTTATCCAGCCCTGGACAATGCGCTACTCCCGGGTACTATACCTGTATATGTATGTGCCCTACCAGAGCAACAGGCACCTTGAGGCGTAG
- a CDS encoding DUF72 domain-containing protein: MEFGKVTPEELEQIDFTLPPDPAVNSEVLQPFEGNTKFYIGCAKWGRPDWVGKLYPKKTKPKDFLEHYARIFNCIEFNAVYYRMPFPSDVWQWKSKVPENFLFCPKFTDVITHKKRLKNAEFETGKFLEAIVEFKDNLGPIFLMPHPQMSPKQIDTLFNFIDTFPDDIDMFVELRHPDWYKGGYHTELYNFLREQQRGTIITDATGRRDCVHMHLTTPECFIRFVGNSLHPTDYTRIDEWVQRIKQWMAQGLKTCYFFMHQHEELHSPELIKYLIEELNKHCGTKLKAPVLLNETRKPPKNDNTLF; this comes from the coding sequence ATGGAATTTGGCAAAGTAACTCCCGAAGAACTGGAACAGATCGACTTCACCCTCCCGCCCGACCCGGCCGTGAACAGCGAGGTACTGCAACCTTTTGAGGGCAATACAAAGTTCTATATAGGCTGCGCCAAGTGGGGCCGGCCGGACTGGGTGGGTAAGCTCTACCCCAAAAAGACCAAGCCTAAAGACTTCCTGGAACACTATGCACGAATATTCAACTGTATCGAGTTCAACGCTGTGTATTACCGTATGCCATTCCCTAGTGATGTATGGCAATGGAAAAGCAAGGTGCCCGAAAACTTCCTGTTCTGCCCCAAGTTCACGGATGTGATCACACACAAAAAGCGACTGAAGAATGCGGAATTTGAAACAGGCAAATTCCTGGAAGCAATTGTCGAGTTCAAAGACAACCTTGGCCCAATATTCCTGATGCCGCACCCACAGATGTCGCCCAAGCAGATAGATACCCTCTTTAACTTTATTGACACCTTCCCGGATGATATAGACATGTTTGTAGAGTTACGGCATCCTGACTGGTACAAAGGGGGCTATCATACCGAACTGTACAACTTCCTGAGAGAACAACAGAGGGGCACCATAATTACAGACGCTACCGGCCGCAGAGATTGCGTGCATATGCACCTCACCACGCCTGAGTGTTTCATCCGCTTTGTGGGCAACAGCCTCCACCCTACTGATTATACCCGCATTGACGAGTGGGTGCAACGCATCAAACAATGGATGGCACAGGGGCTAAAGACATGTTACTTCTTCATGCACCAGCATGAAGAGCTGCATAGCCCCGAACTGATAAAATATCTCATTGAGGAGTTAAACAAACATTGCGGCACGAAATTAAAAGCACCGGTGTTGTTGAATGAAACGAGGAAACCACCAAAGAACGACAACACATTATTCTAA
- the sucC gene encoding ADP-forming succinate--CoA ligase subunit beta encodes MNLHEYQAKELLKRYNVPVQEGMAVANATEAVNAYKQIATDTGSKFAVVKAQIHAGGRGKGTIKEAPEQHGVQVVKSADEVEKVAKNILGNTLVTIQTGPSGKVVNKLLVAQDMYYDGPSERQEFYMSILLDRAKQENVIMYSTEGGMDIEEVAHNTPDKIFKEHVKPNMALQAFQARKIAFNLGLSGTAFKNMVKFVTNLYNAYVGLDCAMLEINPLFKSADDKIIAVDCKLSLDDSALIRHADLADMRDKTEEDPTEVEAGEYNLNYVKLDGNVGCMVNGAGLAMATMDMIKLAGGEPANFLDVGGTANAETVEAGFRIIMKDPNVKAILINIFGGIVRCDRVAAGVVEAYKNMGNINIPIIVRLQGTNAEAAKDIIDNSGLKVQSAILLSEAADLVQKAVN; translated from the coding sequence ATGAATTTGCACGAATATCAAGCTAAAGAGTTGTTGAAACGTTATAATGTACCGGTTCAGGAAGGTATGGCGGTGGCCAATGCTACTGAGGCGGTTAATGCTTATAAGCAGATCGCTACCGATACAGGCAGCAAATTTGCGGTAGTAAAGGCGCAGATACATGCCGGTGGCCGTGGTAAAGGAACCATCAAAGAGGCTCCTGAACAACACGGTGTACAGGTGGTAAAAAGCGCTGATGAAGTAGAAAAAGTAGCTAAGAATATACTGGGCAACACACTGGTTACTATCCAGACAGGCCCTTCAGGAAAAGTGGTGAACAAACTGCTGGTAGCGCAGGATATGTATTACGATGGCCCCAGCGAGCGCCAGGAGTTCTATATGTCTATCCTGCTGGACCGTGCAAAACAGGAGAACGTGATCATGTACAGTACCGAAGGTGGTATGGACATTGAAGAAGTAGCGCACAACACGCCTGACAAAATATTCAAAGAGCACGTGAAGCCTAACATGGCCTTACAGGCTTTCCAGGCTCGCAAAATAGCTTTCAACCTGGGACTGAGCGGTACGGCTTTCAAAAACATGGTAAAATTCGTTACCAACCTGTACAATGCATATGTTGGTTTGGATTGCGCAATGCTGGAGATCAACCCGCTGTTCAAATCTGCTGATGATAAGATAATAGCTGTTGACTGTAAACTGAGCCTGGACGACAGCGCGCTGATACGCCATGCAGACCTGGCCGATATGCGCGACAAAACCGAAGAAGATCCTACAGAAGTAGAAGCTGGCGAATATAACCTGAACTACGTAAAGCTGGATGGTAACGTGGGTTGTATGGTAAACGGTGCCGGTCTTGCAATGGCTACTATGGATATGATCAAGCTGGCCGGTGGCGAGCCTGCTAACTTCCTGGACGTAGGTGGTACTGCCAATGCAGAAACGGTAGAAGCCGGTTTCCGCATCATTATGAAAGATCCTAACGTTAAGGCTATCCTCATCAACATCTTCGGTGGTATCGTTCGTTGCGACCGTGTTGCTGCTGGTGTGGTTGAAGCATACAAAAACATGGGTAACATCAACATCCCCATCATTGTACGCCTGCAAGGCACCAATGCAGAGGCTGCAAAAGATATCATAGATAATTCAGGACTGAAAGTACAATCTGCTATCCTGCTCAGCGAAGCTGCTGACCTGGTTCAGAAAGCAGTGAACTAA